The Peribacillus sp. FSL P2-0133 genome has a segment encoding these proteins:
- a CDS encoding M14 family metallopeptidase, producing the protein MDVFVRQNDSLWYYSQLFKVNYQLIIDSNSGIDPLALMIGQQIKIPGFTTTSYNIKQGDSLWAIARSRNLSLDALFLVNPNLNPNALQVGQTISVPLRITWRLIQGNREYDYETMMTDVRRLKTIYPFIKTSPIGDSVLERDIPEVLIGNGNKRVHYNGSFHANEWITTPVIMTFLNDYLLAITNQADIRGLSLFPFYQQTMLSIVPMVNPDGVELVLKGPPADESLRRRLVEWNNGSEDFSGWKANINGVDLNDQFPAKWELEKERNNVTEPGPANYSGEGPLTQPEAIAMSELTRKRDFGKVLAFHTQGEVIYWGFEGLEPPESETIVNEFARVSGYEPVKSANSYAGYKDWFIQDWRRPGFTVELGKGTNPLPISQFDEIYQKSLGIFLAGLYM; encoded by the coding sequence ATGGACGTTTTTGTGCGGCAAAATGATTCCTTGTGGTATTATAGCCAATTATTCAAGGTGAATTACCAACTTATTATTGATTCCAATAGTGGGATTGATCCACTTGCACTTATGATTGGCCAACAAATCAAAATTCCTGGCTTTACGACGACCAGTTATAATATTAAACAAGGTGATTCGTTATGGGCAATTGCCAGGTCACGTAATCTTTCATTGGATGCCCTATTTTTGGTTAATCCCAATCTCAACCCGAATGCCCTGCAAGTTGGTCAGACAATTTCTGTGCCATTAAGGATTACTTGGAGGCTAATTCAAGGAAACCGGGAATATGATTATGAGACAATGATGACCGATGTAAGACGGTTGAAAACTATCTATCCATTTATTAAAACCTCCCCGATCGGAGACTCTGTGCTTGAAAGGGATATCCCTGAAGTGCTGATTGGAAATGGTAACAAACGAGTTCACTATAATGGTTCCTTTCATGCGAATGAGTGGATAACGACGCCTGTGATCATGACCTTTTTAAATGATTATTTACTCGCGATCACGAATCAGGCAGACATCCGCGGTCTATCTCTGTTTCCCTTTTATCAACAGACGATGCTGTCGATCGTCCCAATGGTGAATCCGGACGGAGTGGAGTTGGTTCTTAAAGGCCCTCCTGCAGATGAGTCATTGAGGCGACGGCTCGTGGAATGGAATAATGGAAGCGAAGACTTCTCTGGCTGGAAGGCAAATATTAACGGGGTGGATCTGAATGATCAATTTCCCGCCAAATGGGAACTGGAAAAAGAACGCAATAATGTAACGGAGCCAGGTCCGGCAAATTATTCCGGGGAAGGGCCGCTTACACAGCCAGAGGCCATTGCAATGTCAGAGTTGACAAGAAAACGTGATTTTGGCAAAGTCCTTGCGTTCCATACCCAGGGAGAAGTCATTTATTGGGGGTTTGAAGGTTTGGAACCGCCCGAGTCGGAAACGATAGTCAATGAGTTTGCGAGGGTCAGTGGATATGAGCCTGTAAAATCCGCCAATAGTTACGCAGGGTATAAGGATTGGTTCATTCAGGATTGGCGCAGGCCGGGGTTTACCGTGGAGCTGGGCAAAGGAACGAATCCCCTCCCTATATCACAGTTCGATGAGATTTATCAGAAGTCGCTTGGAATTTTCTTGGCAGGGTTATATATGTGA
- a CDS encoding alkaline phosphatase: protein MNRTWSKKVLPITLASALAFGGLSWSAADRVSAKDKTKKEPEIKNVIFLIGDGMGVSYTSAYRYLKDNPGTKVAERTEFDKYLVGQQMTYPEDSAQNITDSASAATAMSSGVKTYNAAIAVDNDKSEVKTVLEAAKEKGKATGLVATSEITHATPASFGAHDENRKNMNSIADDYYNDLIKGKHKIDVLLGGGKSNFVRPDVNLTKAFEKDGYSYVTDKNQMLKDKNEQVLGLFASEGLPKMIDRPSETPSLSDMTSSAIQRLNKDKDGFFLMVEGSQVDWAGHDNDIVGAMSEMEDFEKAYKAAIEFAKKDKHTLVVATADHSTGGFSIGAKGIYNWYGEPIKAAKRTPDFMADAIVKGADVEKTLKQYIDQNEVKLTDGEIKTVTEAAKSKNVTNVDNAIEAIFDNRTNTAWTTGGHTGEDVPVYAYGPYKERFAGQVDNTDHAKIIFDLLKK, encoded by the coding sequence TTGAATCGCACATGGAGTAAAAAGGTATTGCCCATCACACTGGCTTCTGCATTAGCATTTGGAGGTTTATCATGGTCCGCTGCGGATCGTGTTTCGGCAAAGGATAAGACAAAAAAAGAACCGGAAATCAAGAACGTGATTTTCCTGATCGGTGACGGCATGGGTGTTTCCTATACCTCCGCTTACCGGTATTTAAAAGATAACCCTGGTACGAAGGTGGCAGAACGGACAGAGTTTGATAAATACTTGGTTGGCCAGCAGATGACTTACCCAGAAGACTCTGCACAAAATATAACGGATTCAGCTTCAGCTGCAACGGCAATGTCTTCCGGAGTGAAGACTTATAACGCTGCGATTGCAGTGGATAACGATAAATCTGAAGTCAAAACCGTATTGGAAGCAGCAAAGGAAAAAGGAAAAGCGACGGGATTGGTTGCCACTTCAGAAATCACTCATGCTACACCTGCATCTTTTGGCGCCCATGATGAAAATCGGAAAAACATGAATTCAATCGCAGACGATTATTATAATGACTTAATCAAGGGAAAACATAAAATTGACGTCCTATTGGGCGGTGGGAAGTCCAATTTTGTCCGGCCTGATGTCAATTTGACGAAAGCCTTCGAAAAAGACGGTTACAGTTATGTGACTGATAAAAATCAAATGCTTAAGGATAAAAATGAACAGGTCCTTGGTTTATTCGCTTCTGAGGGACTTCCGAAAATGATTGACCGCCCAAGTGAAACGCCTTCTTTGTCAGACATGACAAGTTCGGCGATCCAGCGCTTGAATAAAGACAAAGATGGATTCTTCCTTATGGTCGAGGGAAGCCAGGTCGATTGGGCCGGACATGATAATGATATCGTAGGTGCAATGAGTGAAATGGAAGACTTTGAAAAAGCATACAAAGCGGCCATTGAATTTGCGAAGAAAGACAAACATACCTTAGTGGTGGCTACTGCGGATCACTCTACAGGAGGATTCTCGATCGGGGCAAAAGGAATATATAACTGGTATGGTGAACCGATCAAGGCAGCCAAACGCACCCCTGACTTCATGGCGGATGCCATCGTCAAAGGGGCCGATGTTGAAAAGACGTTAAAGCAATATATTGATCAAAATGAAGTGAAGCTAACTGACGGTGAAATCAAAACGGTAACAGAAGCTGCCAAATCAAAAAATGTGACGAACGTCGATAATGCCATCGAAGCCATATTCGATAATCGGACCAATACTGCATGGACTACCGGGGGACATACAGGTGAAGATGTTCCGGTCTACGCATATGGACCATATAAAGAACGGTTTGCAGGACAGGTCGATAACACGGATCATGCCAAAATCATTTTTGATCTATTAAAGAAGTAA
- a CDS encoding nucleotide excision repair endonuclease, which yields MVMIKIEIPAADISIKQRKQVIEGDEAVIPEIYGFIDFHLIPRDKGGIILFYNENDELIFVGKARKLRPRVKKHFEDNVSPIKEHRNEVKKIDILLVEDAMEREIYETYMINKLHAKYNVDKVFYK from the coding sequence ATTGTAATGATTAAAATTGAAATCCCTGCAGCGGATATAAGCATCAAACAAAGAAAGCAAGTTATAGAAGGAGACGAAGCTGTCATTCCTGAAATTTACGGGTTTATCGATTTTCATTTGATTCCCCGTGATAAAGGCGGCATCATCTTGTTTTACAATGAGAATGATGAACTGATTTTTGTCGGTAAGGCCCGTAAATTAAGACCAAGGGTCAAGAAGCATTTCGAGGATAATGTTTCTCCGATTAAAGAGCATCGTAATGAAGTCAAGAAAATTGACATTCTTTTAGTCGAAGACGCTATGGAACGTGAAATCTATGAAACGTACATGATCAATAAGCTTCATGCTAAATACAACGTCGACAAAGTGTTTTATAAATAA
- a CDS encoding DUF4352 domain-containing protein codes for MNRLMIGALLLTAFGALNTQPAYKEETTAKEKTEEVARPLVKKDVYVPNPQLPDDIKLNQIGQNVSDAKGELTLKAYKKVNETVNVGPIEVKVKEMKVMHATPDYSMIDFFHGYTHDEDFDIVKMNVEIKNNTDKKIKFSPVAFLETDRGEHLTWEDDIYLEELAGEIEGNGSKSGNIGFILNDGNIKGISVMTSDAVDEEGEVLAKGKSAEFAF; via the coding sequence ATGAACAGACTGATGATTGGTGCCCTGTTATTAACTGCTTTTGGTGCTCTTAATACACAACCAGCTTACAAAGAAGAAACGACAGCTAAAGAAAAAACAGAGGAAGTTGCACGACCACTGGTAAAAAAGGATGTCTATGTTCCGAATCCACAGCTTCCTGATGATATAAAATTGAATCAGATCGGTCAGAACGTTTCCGATGCAAAAGGCGAATTAACTTTGAAGGCCTATAAAAAAGTGAATGAAACAGTGAATGTTGGCCCGATCGAGGTTAAGGTCAAAGAAATGAAAGTGATGCATGCTACTCCGGATTACAGCATGATTGATTTCTTCCACGGCTATACGCATGATGAAGATTTCGATATCGTAAAAATGAACGTGGAAATCAAAAACAATACGGATAAAAAAATTAAGTTTTCCCCAGTTGCTTTCCTTGAAACGGACAGAGGAGAACATCTGACATGGGAAGATGATATCTACTTAGAAGAACTTGCTGGTGAAATAGAAGGAAACGGTTCAAAAAGCGGAAACATTGGTTTCATTCTAAATGATGGAAACATAAAGGGCATATCCGTCATGACAAGTGATGCGGTGGATGAAGAAGGGGAAGTCCTTGCAAAAGGCAAGTCAGCTGAATTCGCTTTTTAA
- a CDS encoding GTP-binding protein, protein MEMKKIPVTVLSGYLGAGKTTLLNHILENRNDLKVAVIVNDMSEINIDASLVKQGGFTRTDEKLVEMQNGCICCTLREDLMIEVEKLAKQGDIDYIVIESTGISEPVPVAQTFSYVDESMGIDLAEYCRLDTMVTVVDGYNFWQDFTSGETLIDRMQATDAADGREVVDLLIDQIEFANVILLNKIDLIDAEAVEELKAVLQKMNADARIIETNHSKVLLKDVLNTHLFDFEEASQGAGWIKELNEEHIPETLEYGISSFVYRRKIPFHPERLMEWLENWPVQVVRAKGFLWLASRNDTAGLLSQAGPSLTLQAAGKWIAAYPEEEQHRILKEAPELLERWNAVYGDRMTELVMIGIQMNQQEIETELDQCLLTEIELQQDWSLYEDRLPAFTEIVH, encoded by the coding sequence ATGGAGATGAAGAAAATTCCGGTTACGGTATTGAGTGGATACCTTGGTGCGGGAAAGACGACGCTTTTGAATCATATTCTTGAAAATAGGAATGATCTGAAGGTTGCCGTCATCGTTAATGATATGAGTGAAATCAATATTGATGCTTCTCTGGTCAAACAGGGAGGGTTTACCCGGACGGATGAAAAACTGGTGGAAATGCAGAATGGCTGCATTTGCTGTACGCTTCGTGAGGATTTAATGATTGAAGTGGAGAAATTGGCGAAGCAAGGGGACATTGATTACATCGTGATTGAATCGACTGGGATAAGCGAACCGGTACCTGTAGCCCAAACCTTCTCCTATGTTGATGAAAGCATGGGAATTGATTTAGCGGAATATTGCCGGCTTGATACGATGGTCACCGTTGTTGATGGGTATAACTTTTGGCAAGACTTCACTTCCGGAGAAACACTTATTGACAGGATGCAGGCAACTGATGCTGCGGATGGCAGGGAAGTGGTCGATCTATTAATAGATCAGATAGAGTTCGCCAATGTCATCCTGTTGAATAAAATCGATCTAATTGATGCTGAAGCCGTTGAGGAATTGAAAGCGGTTCTTCAAAAAATGAATGCGGATGCGAGGATCATCGAAACAAATCATTCCAAGGTGCTGCTAAAGGATGTATTGAATACCCATTTATTTGATTTTGAAGAGGCGAGCCAAGGAGCCGGCTGGATAAAGGAATTGAATGAAGAGCATATTCCGGAGACCCTGGAGTACGGGATTTCTTCCTTCGTTTATAGAAGGAAAATACCCTTTCATCCCGAGAGGCTAATGGAGTGGTTAGAAAACTGGCCCGTACAAGTGGTGAGGGCAAAGGGCTTCCTTTGGCTGGCATCGAGAAATGATACGGCAGGCTTGCTGTCGCAGGCAGGACCGTCATTAACCTTACAAGCAGCCGGTAAATGGATTGCAGCATACCCTGAGGAAGAACAGCACCGAATTTTAAAGGAAGCACCTGAATTATTGGAACGGTGGAATGCAGTATACGGTGACAGGATGACGGAGCTGGTGATGATTGGCATTCAAATGAATCAACAGGAAATCGAAACTGAATTAGATCAATGCTTATTAACGGAAATCGAGTTGCAGCAGGATTGGTCTCTGTATGAAGATCGATTGCCTGCATTTACGGAAATCGTTCATTAA
- the katA gene encoding catalase KatA → MSNKKNLTTSWGAPVGDNQNSITAGERGPVLIQDVHLLEKLAHFNRERVPERVVHAKGAGAFGTFEVTNDLSQYTKAKLFNGVGKKTDLFIRFSTVAGELGSADTVRDPRGFAVKFYTEEGNYDIVGNNTPVFFIRDAIKFPDFIHTQKRDPRTHLKNPTAVWDFWSHSPESLHQVTILMSDRGIPATLRHTHGFGSHTFKWVNAEGKGVWVKYHFKTEQGIKNLDVDLAAKLAGENPDYHTEDLFNAIEKGDFPAWKLYVQIMPLEDADTYRFDPFDVTKVWSQKDYPLIELGRMVLNRNPENYFAEVEQATFSPGTFVPGIEASPDKMLQGRLFAYGDAHRYRVGSNHNQLPVNRPKVEANNYQRDGFMRADDNGKGSVYYEPNSFDGPAETTENKVTPFEVTGKAAQVGHNSDDHYTQAGDLYRLLSAEEKIRLVDTIVGAMKPVELEEIKLRQIGHFYKADPEYGTRIAEGLGLPVPQEAQNM, encoded by the coding sequence ATGTCGAATAAGAAAAACCTTACTACAAGCTGGGGAGCGCCAGTAGGAGATAATCAAAACTCGATTACTGCCGGCGAACGCGGCCCGGTACTCATTCAGGATGTACACTTATTGGAGAAACTAGCCCACTTCAACCGTGAACGTGTGCCTGAACGTGTAGTTCATGCGAAGGGGGCCGGTGCATTCGGAACTTTCGAAGTAACGAACGACCTTTCTCAGTACACGAAAGCTAAACTTTTCAATGGTGTGGGCAAGAAGACAGATCTTTTTATCCGTTTCTCCACAGTTGCAGGAGAATTGGGTTCTGCTGATACAGTCCGAGACCCGCGTGGATTTGCTGTTAAATTCTACACGGAAGAAGGAAACTACGATATCGTCGGTAATAATACGCCTGTATTCTTTATTCGCGATGCGATTAAATTCCCCGACTTCATCCATACACAAAAAAGAGATCCTAGAACACATTTGAAAAACCCTACGGCTGTTTGGGATTTCTGGTCACATTCACCGGAATCTCTGCACCAAGTGACGATCCTGATGTCCGATCGGGGCATTCCTGCTACACTTCGTCATACACATGGTTTCGGAAGCCACACATTTAAATGGGTGAATGCTGAAGGAAAAGGCGTTTGGGTGAAATACCACTTCAAAACAGAACAGGGCATCAAAAACCTTGATGTGGATCTAGCTGCAAAATTAGCAGGTGAAAACCCTGATTATCATACGGAAGATCTTTTCAATGCCATTGAAAAAGGGGACTTCCCTGCATGGAAATTATATGTTCAGATCATGCCTCTGGAAGATGCGGATACATACCGTTTCGATCCATTCGATGTGACGAAGGTATGGTCTCAAAAAGATTATCCACTGATCGAGCTTGGTCGCATGGTATTGAACAGAAATCCTGAAAACTACTTTGCTGAAGTAGAGCAAGCCACGTTCTCACCGGGAACATTCGTACCGGGAATTGAAGCTTCCCCAGACAAGATGCTTCAAGGACGCCTATTCGCATATGGAGATGCACACCGTTACCGTGTGGGCTCGAATCATAACCAGCTTCCGGTGAACCGTCCGAAAGTGGAGGCGAACAACTATCAGCGTGATGGCTTCATGCGTGCAGATGACAATGGTAAGGGATCTGTTTATTATGAGCCGAATAGTTTTGACGGCCCTGCCGAAACAACGGAAAATAAAGTCACTCCTTTCGAGGTGACTGGGAAAGCTGCACAAGTCGGTCATAATAGTGATGATCACTACACTCAAGCAGGTGACTTATACCGTCTATTAAGTGCCGAAGAGAAAATTCGCCTTGTTGACACGATCGTGGGCGCAATGAAACCTGTGGAATTGGAAGAAATCAAGCTTCGTCAAATCGGACATTTTTACAAAGCCGATCCGGAATACGGAACGCGCATAGCCGAAGGTTTAGGTTTGCCCGTACCGCAAGAAGCGCAAAATATGTAA
- a CDS encoding phage holin family protein, whose product MNIIMRFLINGLVLLVIDWLLDSITIKSYGTALLAVFILSIMNLLVRPILLLITLPITILTFGLFSFIINAFTFQITSYAVSGFVINSFWGALIGSLLLSFIQSLLIKQSKKNHQ is encoded by the coding sequence ATGAACATAATAATGCGTTTTCTTATCAACGGGCTGGTATTGCTCGTTATTGACTGGCTTCTCGACTCCATCACGATTAAATCTTACGGAACAGCCTTGCTGGCGGTTTTTATATTATCGATCATGAACTTGCTGGTTAGACCCATTCTCCTACTTATCACATTGCCGATCACCATCCTGACGTTCGGGTTGTTTTCTTTCATTATCAATGCCTTCACATTCCAAATCACTTCCTATGCCGTCAGTGGCTTTGTAATAAATTCTTTTTGGGGAGCTTTAATCGGATCATTGTTATTGAGTTTCATTCAAAGTCTTCTTATAAAACAGAGTAAAAAAAACCATCAGTAG
- a CDS encoding TetR/AcrR family transcriptional regulator, which produces MNERKQLVVKYAHQLFIEKGYQATSIQDILDYSGISKGTFYNYFSSKSELLKAVFLTSQEKFEKERNELLIGQNLADIEIFIKQSELQMHSNKNNKIFFLYEEVMISNDTELKNFITHAKFQHIHWLSKRFLDIFGADKKPYILDCAILYSGMMHQTIHFNALAKEPDFNPTEIIRYCVDRIKSIFEDVSTSKAQLLEPDLIKQWLPECFHTQQDFHTALLHSANGLKKMILRLCQDDEAERVKNLKLIHFIQEELLQNTEPRTFLIESALLSLNTNPKLKNTLELSEFERIIANN; this is translated from the coding sequence ATGAATGAGCGCAAACAACTGGTAGTTAAATATGCACACCAATTATTTATTGAAAAGGGTTATCAAGCCACTTCCATTCAGGATATTTTAGATTATAGCGGCATTTCAAAAGGAACATTTTATAACTATTTTTCTTCTAAAAGCGAATTGCTTAAGGCAGTTTTCCTAACTTCGCAAGAAAAATTCGAAAAAGAGCGGAATGAATTGCTGATTGGGCAAAACCTTGCAGATATTGAAATATTCATCAAACAATCCGAATTACAAATGCACTCCAACAAAAACAATAAAATCTTTTTCTTATATGAAGAAGTAATGATTTCAAATGATACCGAACTTAAGAACTTCATAACTCATGCTAAATTCCAGCATATCCATTGGCTATCAAAACGGTTTCTGGACATTTTCGGTGCTGATAAAAAACCTTATATTTTGGACTGTGCCATTCTCTACTCGGGGATGATGCATCAAACGATTCATTTTAATGCCTTGGCTAAAGAGCCCGATTTCAACCCTACTGAAATTATCCGTTATTGTGTCGATAGGATTAAATCGATTTTCGAAGATGTCAGCACGTCAAAAGCACAGCTATTGGAACCCGATCTCATCAAGCAATGGCTGCCTGAGTGCTTTCATACACAGCAGGATTTTCATACAGCACTCCTGCACTCTGCAAATGGCCTAAAAAAGATGATCTTGAGGCTATGCCAAGATGATGAAGCGGAAAGGGTCAAAAACTTAAAATTGATTCACTTTATCCAAGAGGAATTATTACAAAACACTGAACCGCGAACCTTTCTCATCGAAAGTGCTCTGCTTTCCTTAAACACCAACCCAAAATTGAAAAACACATTGGAATTAAGTGAATTCGAAAGAATCATTGCCAACAACTAA
- a CDS encoding YpzG family protein has product MSYKDQLDPHSQKFHHNWTRPKRSNSQVNGHTQESQTNIILRSNAKAHRW; this is encoded by the coding sequence ATGAGCTATAAAGATCAATTAGATCCACATTCTCAAAAGTTTCACCATAATTGGACAAGACCTAAGCGTTCAAATTCTCAAGTTAATGGCCACACGCAAGAATCACAAACAAACATTATACTAAGAAGCAATGCAAAGGCTCACAGGTGGTAA
- a CDS encoding VOC family protein: protein MKEEDFLAVKRVDHIGVVVKDLEKSIAFYQDVLDLKLKARITHTNGVIELAFLGYEESDETEIELIQGYSDTLPSEATIHHFAITVDDIEEEYARIKSLDNTELIDEEIVTLPNGYRYFYVYGPEKEWIEFFQR, encoded by the coding sequence ATGAAGGAGGAAGATTTCTTGGCTGTGAAAAGGGTCGATCACATTGGCGTCGTTGTAAAAGATCTTGAAAAATCCATCGCCTTTTATCAAGATGTGCTGGATTTAAAATTAAAAGCACGCATCACTCATACTAATGGGGTAATCGAACTGGCATTCCTGGGTTACGAAGAGTCGGACGAAACAGAAATAGAATTGATTCAGGGATATAGCGACACACTGCCATCCGAAGCAACGATCCACCATTTTGCCATTACCGTGGATGATATCGAGGAAGAATATGCCCGGATCAAAAGCTTGGATAACACTGAGCTGATTGATGAAGAGATAGTCACCCTTCCAAATGGCTATCGCTATTTCTACGTATATGGCCCGGAAAAAGAGTGGATTGAATTTTTCCAAAGGTAA
- the purT gene encoding phosphoribosylglycinamide formyltransferase 2, whose amino-acid sequence MYKSKKILLLGSGELGKEVIIEAQRLGVETVAVDRYEHAPAMQVAHRSYVIDMLDAEQLRGIVEKEQPDLIVPEIEAIATSELIKLEEEGFHVIPTARAAKLTMDREGIRRLASETLEIPTAAYKFADTYEEFVQAAKEVGFPNVVKPLMSSSGKGQSVCRTEGDLEDCWRIAMEGGRVQNGRVIIEEFIRFDSEITLLTVRAINGTMFCAPIGHIQQGGDYIESWQPHNMTEAQIMEAKRIAHAITDELGGYGLFGVELFLSGDKVYFSEVSPRPHDTGLVTLVTQNLSEFALHIRAILRFPIPEIKLISPGASRPLKAQDELSEYSIVGVEQALALPNTQVRLFGKPVTKAGRRVAVALSTADSIELARVNAARALECLVVE is encoded by the coding sequence ATGTATAAATCGAAAAAGATTTTATTATTGGGCTCGGGTGAATTGGGGAAAGAGGTCATAATTGAAGCACAGAGACTTGGTGTGGAGACCGTTGCTGTAGACCGCTATGAACATGCACCTGCCATGCAAGTGGCTCATCGCAGTTATGTGATCGATATGCTGGATGCGGAACAACTAAGGGGAATTGTGGAAAAAGAACAACCCGATTTGATTGTACCGGAAATCGAAGCCATCGCTACATCTGAATTAATCAAATTGGAAGAGGAAGGCTTTCATGTCATTCCGACGGCAAGAGCGGCTAAATTGACTATGGATCGTGAAGGAATCAGGAGGTTGGCTTCTGAAACCCTGGAGATTCCGACCGCAGCCTACAAATTCGCCGATACATATGAAGAATTTGTCCAAGCTGCCAAGGAAGTTGGATTTCCCAATGTCGTAAAACCGCTGATGAGTTCCTCAGGTAAAGGGCAAAGTGTGTGCCGCACGGAAGGTGACCTGGAGGATTGCTGGAGGATCGCGATGGAAGGCGGCCGGGTTCAAAATGGACGGGTGATCATTGAAGAATTTATCCGTTTTGATTCGGAAATCACGCTGCTTACTGTCCGGGCCATAAATGGTACCATGTTTTGTGCCCCAATCGGTCACATTCAGCAGGGCGGGGATTATATTGAATCCTGGCAGCCGCATAATATGACAGAAGCGCAAATCATGGAAGCGAAAAGAATTGCCCATGCTATTACGGATGAACTTGGAGGGTACGGATTATTCGGGGTTGAGCTTTTCCTTTCAGGGGATAAAGTCTATTTCAGTGAAGTTTCCCCACGTCCTCATGATACGGGACTAGTGACTTTAGTGACTCAGAATTTGTCGGAGTTTGCCCTGCATATTCGGGCGATTCTAAGATTTCCCATCCCGGAAATCAAGCTGATCAGCCCAGGTGCCAGCCGTCCATTAAAAGCGCAGGATGAGTTATCGGAATATTCTATAGTCGGTGTTGAACAGGCTTTGGCTTTACCTAATACACAAGTGCGTCTTTTCGGAAAACCTGTTACAAAGGCAGGTAGAAGGGTCGCAGTCGCCCTGTCGACTGCCGATTCAATCGAGTTGGCGAGAGTGAATGCGGCCCGTGCTTTGGAATGTTTAGTTGTAGAATGA
- the rpsN gene encoding 30S ribosomal protein S14, translating to MAKKSKVIKAEKQLAMVKKYAQLRKELKEKGDYAALAKLPRDSSPTRVHNRCGVTGRPRGYMRKFNMSRIVFRELAHKGQLPGVKKSSW from the coding sequence ATGGCGAAAAAATCCAAGGTGATAAAAGCGGAAAAACAGCTGGCAATGGTCAAAAAGTATGCACAACTTAGAAAGGAATTGAAGGAGAAAGGGGATTATGCCGCATTGGCCAAACTCCCGCGTGATTCCTCGCCGACAAGGGTCCACAATCGTTGTGGAGTAACGGGGAGGCCCCGTGGATATATGCGCAAATTCAACATGTCACGTATCGTTTTTAGGGAGCTTGCTCATAAAGGGCAACTGCCGGGTGTCAAGAAGTCAAGCTGGTGA
- the rpmG gene encoding 50S ribosomal protein L33 — translation MRVNITLACTESGDRNYITTKNKRNNPDRIELKKYCPRLKKHTLHRETK, via the coding sequence ATGAGAGTAAACATTACTTTAGCATGCACAGAATCAGGGGATCGAAATTATATCACGACGAAAAACAAGCGGAATAACCCGGACAGGATCGAATTGAAAAAGTACTGTCCGCGATTAAAGAAACACACGCTACACCGTGAAACGAAGTAA